The following proteins are encoded in a genomic region of Gimesia algae:
- a CDS encoding tetratricopeptide repeat protein, with product MNDKGLFCSAVILIISLQGCAQLGTQVSKVKSALPGKHHSEQVLTAARGFERKKEWMAARKQYETYLKKNPRSVVACHRLGIVCSQLGDSVAATRYFTQAKQLDPNNSEVLNDFGYALYKRGQYEAAEKILSAALRNDANNKRVMNNLALTVGNQGRFKESYTLFRNIMSDAEAHANVAYIHTQRGEGEMALKEYDLALTADPTLETAGLAAAELAVMKNIYLAKQEIQPQAQPDKQLAASQAQPAQTAPEKTATKNPLSEKTVTRQSVASRTETVKPAGEPDFRKIPVQQNTQLVSANQTAPEESRQSLNSPVKINRQKLVTQATLKRELLAPAEPAPVAKTAPVIENQAEEELEPLEINSFRSLDEITEEDKPAIIRISNEVPAEAPMFRSLNELTSP from the coding sequence ATGAACGACAAAGGATTGTTTTGTTCAGCTGTAATCCTCATCATTTCACTTCAGGGATGCGCCCAACTGGGAACACAGGTTTCCAAGGTGAAATCAGCTTTACCGGGAAAACATCATTCGGAACAGGTATTAACTGCGGCACGCGGCTTTGAGCGTAAAAAAGAGTGGATGGCAGCGCGGAAACAGTACGAAACCTATCTGAAAAAGAATCCTCGTAGCGTTGTCGCCTGCCATCGATTAGGGATTGTCTGCTCGCAGCTGGGTGATTCGGTTGCTGCCACACGTTACTTCACTCAGGCAAAACAGCTGGATCCTAATAATTCAGAAGTGCTGAACGACTTCGGTTATGCCCTGTATAAACGCGGTCAATATGAAGCTGCGGAAAAAATCCTGTCAGCAGCCCTGCGGAACGATGCGAATAATAAACGTGTCATGAACAATCTGGCGTTAACAGTAGGAAACCAGGGACGTTTCAAAGAAAGTTACACACTCTTCCGCAATATCATGTCAGATGCTGAAGCCCATGCGAATGTGGCATACATTCATACTCAGCGGGGTGAAGGGGAAATGGCCCTTAAGGAATATGATCTGGCATTAACCGCTGACCCGACTCTGGAAACCGCTGGTCTGGCTGCAGCCGAATTGGCTGTGATGAAAAACATCTATCTCGCAAAACAGGAAATTCAGCCACAAGCTCAACCGGACAAACAGCTCGCTGCCAGCCAGGCACAGCCTGCTCAAACCGCTCCTGAAAAAACAGCGACAAAGAATCCATTGAGCGAAAAAACGGTCACGAGACAAAGTGTCGCCAGTCGGACGGAAACAGTAAAACCGGCTGGAGAACCCGATTTTCGTAAAATACCAGTTCAGCAGAATACTCAGTTAGTGAGTGCAAATCAGACTGCTCCAGAAGAATCACGGCAGTCTCTCAATTCACCAGTCAAAATAAACAGGCAGAAACTGGTGACACAGGCGACTCTCAAGAGAGAGTTACTTGCTCCAGCTGAGCCTGCTCCTGTAGCTAAAACCGCGCCGGTTATCGAAAATCAGGCCGAAGAAGAACTGGAACCGCTGGAGATCAATTCGTTCCGCAGCCTGGATGAAATCACCGAGGAAGACAAACCAGCCATTATCCGGATCTCAAACGAGGTTCCAGCAGAAGCACCCATGTTCCGCTCACTTAATGAACTAACCAGTCCGTAA
- a CDS encoding type II and III secretion system protein family protein encodes MSINASWKRRTMLAVACGVAITASPIAAQVPPAPPVPGKLKTNNYKPGVKKKYTPVISTKTKEKVHQLVDQIYESEVELSVQQRHSKILKMKMDVFRVAIADPSKIEVVAFGSQEVEVIGKETGTTTMTLWLGDEANPQILSVQVKVEGDNSIEDLRRMEYGEFQKMINEFFPNSKIQLIPFADKLIVRGQARDEQEATQIISIIRAHSGSGGGQGGGMGGGSLFANGSAADPFPDGATLPEATVIDMMKVPGEKQIMLKVRIAQIDRSAARTASTDLLVQSGDFGWAQLFSGVAQQLGNGGTGLVTASLTSNDVDLFISALAQNGYAKILAEPNLVTISGRTANFISGGEFAVPTVVGVGGAQAATTTFKGFGTQLSFLPTVLDKDRIRLQVSPSFSTVNPALTSGGVLGVNVQAVTTTVDLREGQVLAIAGLLQEQQRGDLNRVPFIGDIPLVGTLFSNKAVSRDETELIILISPELVHPMEPEDAPTVLPGMEVTEPGDVDFFFMNNIEGKPDVHHRSTVWYMQKKRIHQQQKDFIHQSKCDKYYINGDYGFSE; translated from the coding sequence ATGTCTATAAATGCCTCATGGAAAAGACGCACAATGCTGGCAGTTGCCTGCGGTGTCGCTATCACAGCATCGCCAATTGCTGCACAGGTCCCGCCAGCTCCTCCTGTTCCGGGAAAGTTGAAAACGAATAACTACAAGCCTGGTGTGAAGAAAAAATATACACCAGTCATCAGCACTAAAACCAAAGAGAAAGTCCATCAACTCGTTGATCAGATTTATGAATCTGAAGTAGAACTCAGTGTTCAACAACGACATTCAAAAATTCTGAAAATGAAGATGGACGTGTTCCGGGTAGCCATCGCAGACCCTTCAAAAATTGAAGTGGTCGCATTTGGATCACAGGAAGTGGAAGTCATCGGAAAAGAAACCGGTACTACCACCATGACACTCTGGCTGGGTGATGAAGCGAATCCCCAGATCCTGAGCGTGCAGGTAAAAGTGGAAGGTGACAATTCCATCGAAGATCTTCGTCGGATGGAATACGGCGAATTCCAGAAAATGATTAACGAGTTCTTCCCGAACAGCAAAATTCAACTCATCCCCTTCGCAGACAAACTGATTGTCCGCGGTCAGGCTCGAGATGAACAGGAAGCAACACAAATTATTTCAATTATCCGTGCCCACTCTGGGTCAGGTGGAGGCCAGGGCGGCGGAATGGGCGGCGGTTCCCTGTTCGCAAATGGTTCTGCCGCTGATCCATTCCCGGATGGAGCTACGCTTCCGGAAGCTACCGTCATTGACATGATGAAAGTGCCCGGTGAAAAACAGATCATGCTTAAGGTCCGTATCGCTCAGATCGACCGATCCGCAGCCCGTACCGCCAGCACCGACTTACTTGTACAATCCGGTGATTTTGGCTGGGCTCAGTTATTCTCTGGAGTTGCACAGCAACTGGGGAATGGGGGAACCGGTCTCGTAACTGCTTCCTTAACGAGCAATGATGTCGACCTGTTTATCTCAGCTCTGGCACAGAATGGCTATGCTAAAATACTGGCAGAACCAAACCTGGTCACCATCAGTGGCCGCACAGCCAACTTTATCTCTGGTGGTGAGTTTGCTGTTCCGACAGTTGTCGGGGTTGGTGGTGCACAAGCTGCAACAACGACTTTCAAAGGGTTTGGAACTCAACTGTCCTTCCTGCCTACTGTTCTGGATAAAGACCGCATTCGATTACAGGTGTCTCCTTCATTCAGTACGGTCAATCCGGCATTAACATCAGGTGGGGTTCTGGGTGTGAATGTTCAAGCTGTCACTACGACGGTTGATCTGCGGGAAGGTCAAGTATTGGCTATCGCCGGTCTGCTCCAGGAACAACAGCGGGGTGACTTGAACCGTGTTCCCTTCATTGGAGACATTCCACTGGTTGGTACACTGTTTTCTAATAAAGCAGTTTCTCGTGATGAAACAGAACTGATCATCCTGATCAGCCCTGAACTGGTACATCCAATGGAACCTGAAGATGCTCCCACCGTACTACCTGGAATGGAAGTCACCGAACCAGGCGACGTGGACTTCTTCTTTATGAATAATATTGAAGGCAAACCTGACGTGCACCATCGAAGCACAGTCTGGTATATGCAGAAAAAGCGGATACACCAGCAACAGAAAGATTTCATTCACCAGAGCAAGTGTGATAAATATTACATCAATGGTGATTACGGATTCTCTGAATAA
- a CDS encoding type I phosphomannose isomerase catalytic subunit, translating into MSLQEVQSTATLLPLEFTPILKRARWGGERLGTQLHKSIGVEQDYGESWELSDYPGAPTLIASGEFAGWTLSELIEKNPIALFGEGKSYPLFPILIKFIDATDRLSLQVHPDAGQLPRFDATKSGKSEAWVILDASPESRIYAGLKQGVSPEQLRKHLEQGTVEECLHSYPVRKGDCVYIPAGTLHAIGEGILLAEVQQTSDVTYRLFDWHRLDQSGSPRPVHVEQAISCIDFDLGPVDLLKPEKQFRANHQIEELLTCAHFSIRRHVSHESFQLHSLNQAQILIVLEGSGQLDCCAETYELFQGKTLLVPAAASDCQIHIETPVTFLEVVPA; encoded by the coding sequence ATGTCATTACAAGAAGTCCAATCCACGGCCACCTTATTACCGCTGGAGTTCACGCCGATCTTAAAGCGTGCCAGATGGGGGGGGGAGCGTCTGGGCACTCAGCTGCATAAATCAATTGGTGTCGAACAGGATTATGGAGAAAGCTGGGAACTCTCTGACTATCCGGGAGCACCCACCCTGATTGCCAGTGGGGAATTCGCTGGCTGGACATTGTCAGAGCTGATTGAAAAGAACCCGATCGCGTTGTTTGGGGAGGGGAAGAGCTATCCACTATTCCCGATACTCATCAAATTTATTGATGCGACTGACCGACTTTCGTTGCAGGTTCACCCGGATGCGGGTCAGCTGCCCCGTTTTGATGCGACGAAATCGGGGAAATCTGAAGCCTGGGTCATTCTGGATGCATCGCCTGAGAGTCGTATCTACGCAGGTTTAAAGCAGGGGGTGAGTCCAGAGCAACTCCGGAAACATCTGGAACAGGGAACCGTTGAAGAGTGTCTGCACAGCTATCCTGTCCGAAAAGGAGACTGTGTTTATATTCCCGCAGGTACTCTGCATGCGATTGGTGAGGGGATTTTACTGGCCGAAGTGCAGCAGACAAGTGATGTGACCTATCGGTTATTCGACTGGCATCGTCTGGATCAGTCAGGCAGTCCCCGTCCCGTACATGTCGAGCAGGCAATTTCCTGCATTGATTTTGATTTGGGACCCGTCGATCTTTTAAAGCCCGAAAAGCAATTTCGAGCAAATCACCAGATTGAAGAATTGCTAACGTGCGCGCATTTTTCTATTCGTCGGCATGTTTCCCATGAATCATTTCAACTGCATTCATTGAATCAGGCTCAGATCCTGATCGTCCTGGAAGGTTCCGGTCAATTGGATTGCTGTGCAGAAACGTACGAACTGTTTCAGGGAAAAACGCTGCTGGTACCCGCGGCTGCCTCGGATTGTCAAATCCATATAGAGACGCCAGTTACTTTTCTGGAAGTAGTACCCGCCTGA
- the glnD gene encoding [protein-PII] uridylyltransferase — MMSHTSTSCNAQQFVVYRTKVEQARLRGQELLRNGASGLQIGTAIAESIEQLLLQIIQDQFLQLPEKRQKLLIQNCSILVIGGSGRGLMAPYSDVDLLFLYRNQVDDEFAEFVGDIVRNCWDAGLKLGHSLRTIADSVKMARTEPEFATAMIEARAIWGDEHLAEQLIRAFYRHVILFRRRVFFDQCVEARWQERKQHGGAVMQLEPDIKRSPGGLRDIHLLRWTGFARYGTANLDMLRLDGRINSRDVRTLKNARDYLLKVRIQLHYEAGRQQDLFTKDTQLWMAEQRQIEGTNGQRPVELLMQEYFRHSKAVAEITERFIKTHRPQPLLSRIYDFLMTHRSDSILKIAPDHLDVIPRYRVQVCNSLEDILKLFDTASLYGISIAPDLLDAIRESALTLPPTVSNRTIDLFRAILNRSTNLGPTLRTMSETGILNLLIPYMKHAYCLLQFNQYHSYTVDEHTFRAIEASETYSTDDSSLGSSYRHIEKKDILNLAILLHDIGKGYGEDHCKMGAMIATDTAVRLGLKEEEQKLLVFLVFEHLNMAHLAFRRDISDPDILFAFSQKVGSPEKLRMLYVLTAADITAVGPGVFTDWKSELLADLYERTMLLLGGKHSRYNRDQRLARVKQQVRSYLNLPLLHAHEEEQEETWFTELFNSFSPHYLLVTPPERIAADIEILRDLPSDQIVVEGEFEPETATVNYHVIASALYSQSCFHRMVSVFTSRRMEIISAQITTSASGGVVDSFRVIDHDYASAVPRSRVETIETEIRKAVIGESDAKTMFLNNQRFHESASLSGEFDLGRVEIDNQSSRRCTIIDVIAHDRTGLLYIVSRAISRMGLSVVMAKISTHLDQVVDVFYVIDEHERKIEDGDRLQEVKEQMERTLHDFELEGYKRYQRV; from the coding sequence ATGATGTCACACACGTCGACTTCCTGCAATGCACAACAATTTGTTGTTTATCGCACGAAGGTAGAGCAAGCCCGCCTACGAGGTCAAGAGCTCTTGCGCAATGGCGCCAGCGGCTTGCAGATCGGTACTGCGATCGCCGAATCGATCGAACAGCTGCTGCTGCAGATCATTCAGGATCAGTTTCTGCAACTTCCTGAAAAACGCCAGAAGTTACTGATTCAAAACTGCTCTATTCTCGTGATAGGTGGTTCTGGTCGCGGGTTGATGGCCCCCTACTCTGATGTGGACCTGCTGTTTCTATACCGGAATCAGGTTGACGATGAATTCGCGGAGTTTGTGGGAGACATCGTTCGCAACTGCTGGGATGCCGGCTTAAAGCTGGGACACAGCCTGAGGACGATTGCCGACTCTGTTAAAATGGCACGTACCGAACCCGAATTTGCCACTGCGATGATTGAAGCCCGTGCCATCTGGGGTGATGAACATCTTGCCGAACAGCTGATCCGGGCATTTTATCGACATGTGATTTTGTTTCGCAGACGGGTTTTCTTCGATCAGTGTGTCGAAGCACGCTGGCAGGAACGTAAACAGCATGGCGGCGCGGTCATGCAACTGGAACCCGATATCAAACGCTCTCCCGGCGGATTGCGCGACATTCACCTCCTGCGCTGGACAGGCTTTGCCCGCTATGGAACCGCGAATCTTGACATGCTGCGACTCGATGGGCGGATCAACAGTCGCGATGTCAGAACCCTGAAAAATGCCCGCGACTATCTACTCAAAGTACGCATCCAGCTGCATTACGAAGCAGGTCGCCAGCAGGATCTGTTTACCAAAGACACACAACTCTGGATGGCCGAACAACGTCAGATTGAAGGCACAAATGGTCAACGCCCCGTCGAGCTGCTGATGCAGGAATATTTCAGACACAGTAAAGCAGTCGCAGAGATCACCGAACGGTTTATCAAAACGCATCGACCTCAGCCCCTGCTCTCGCGCATCTACGACTTCCTGATGACACACCGTTCGGACTCAATTCTCAAAATCGCCCCTGATCATCTGGATGTGATTCCCAGATACCGCGTTCAAGTCTGCAACAGTCTGGAAGATATCCTGAAACTGTTTGATACTGCTTCGCTGTATGGAATCTCAATTGCCCCTGATCTTCTCGATGCCATCCGGGAATCAGCACTCACCCTGCCACCGACTGTCTCCAACCGGACGATCGATCTGTTTCGTGCCATTCTGAATCGCAGTACGAACCTGGGCCCGACACTGAGGACCATGTCTGAAACGGGGATCTTGAATTTACTGATCCCTTATATGAAACACGCCTATTGCCTGCTGCAATTTAATCAGTACCACAGCTACACAGTCGACGAACATACTTTTCGCGCGATCGAAGCCTCTGAAACATACTCTACCGATGACTCAAGCCTTGGCAGTTCGTATCGCCATATCGAGAAAAAAGATATCCTCAACCTGGCCATCCTGTTACATGACATCGGGAAAGGTTACGGAGAAGACCATTGTAAAATGGGTGCCATGATTGCTACGGACACTGCGGTTCGGCTGGGATTGAAAGAAGAAGAACAGAAACTGCTGGTCTTTCTGGTCTTTGAACATTTAAATATGGCACATCTGGCTTTTCGGCGTGATATTTCTGATCCGGATATCCTGTTTGCCTTCAGCCAGAAAGTCGGCAGTCCAGAAAAATTACGAATGCTGTATGTACTGACCGCAGCAGACATCACAGCTGTTGGCCCGGGTGTATTTACAGACTGGAAATCCGAATTGCTGGCAGATCTTTATGAACGTACCATGCTTCTACTGGGGGGGAAACATTCACGCTACAATCGCGATCAGCGACTCGCGCGCGTCAAACAACAGGTGCGCAGTTATTTGAATCTGCCTCTCCTGCACGCCCATGAAGAGGAACAGGAAGAGACCTGGTTCACAGAACTGTTCAATTCTTTCTCTCCGCATTATCTTTTGGTCACCCCCCCGGAACGGATTGCAGCAGACATTGAGATTCTGCGGGACCTCCCTTCAGACCAGATCGTTGTCGAAGGTGAATTTGAACCGGAAACCGCTACGGTTAATTATCATGTGATCGCTTCAGCGTTGTATTCACAATCCTGTTTTCACCGTATGGTCAGTGTATTTACTTCCCGGCGAATGGAAATCATTTCTGCACAGATTACGACCAGTGCCTCCGGTGGAGTGGTCGACAGCTTTCGCGTCATTGATCATGATTATGCAAGCGCAGTACCTCGCTCACGTGTGGAGACGATCGAAACGGAAATCCGCAAAGCTGTCATCGGCGAGAGTGACGCCAAGACCATGTTCTTAAACAATCAGCGTTTTCACGAATCAGCCAGTCTGAGTGGGGAGTTTGATCTGGGTCGAGTGGAAATCGATAATCAGTCTTCCAGGCGTTGTACCATTATTGATGTGATCGCCCATGACCGTACCGGGCTGCTGTATATCGTTTCTCGCGCCATCAGCCGTATGGGGCTCTCTGTGGTGATGGCAAAAATTTCTACGCACCTCGATCAGGTTGTGGATGTGTTTTACGTCATTGATGAGCACGAACGGAAAATAGAGGATGGAGACAGGTTGCAGGAAGTGAAAGAACAGATGGAACGCACCCTGCATGATTTTGAACTGGAAGGCTACAAACGCTACCAGCGCGTCTGA
- a CDS encoding ammonium transporter, producing MGQIFADEETSPPPEPSSVEAPAQLEVSAELNGADMAWMMVSSALVLMMTAPGLALFYGGLVRKKNILGVMMQCVFLMGLMSVVWAVWGYSLAFGSDILGGFVGGFDHLFLKGVIPYWADGTSHTPNNGSIPDALFMVFQMMFFIITPALICGAFAERMKFSSMVVFSILWGTFIYCPIAHWVWSSTGWLYDGNKEALFPAFDFAGGTVVHISSGFSALVCAILLGKRLGYGQEPMPPHNLTYTFIGATMLWVGWFGFNAGSAGGANAAAVNAFVATHLAAAAGVLAWAIAEWYFNGKPSILGACSGAVAGLVCITPACGTVTPLSGMILGLIAGFACYLACTTLKSKFKYDDSLDAFGVHGIGGTVGAILTGVFATKAITGDADGSGLLEGNSQQLINQLVSVGAAIVISVVGTIIILKLIDLTMGLRVSKDGEIQGLDLSQHGEEGYIFL from the coding sequence ATGGGACAGATCTTCGCTGACGAGGAAACAAGTCCCCCTCCAGAACCTTCAAGCGTAGAAGCACCAGCCCAGCTGGAAGTTTCTGCTGAGTTAAATGGTGCCGACATGGCCTGGATGATGGTCTCATCAGCTTTGGTTTTGATGATGACCGCCCCTGGACTGGCATTGTTTTATGGCGGACTGGTCCGGAAAAAGAACATTCTGGGTGTCATGATGCAATGTGTGTTCCTGATGGGGCTCATGTCAGTCGTCTGGGCAGTCTGGGGTTATAGCCTTGCCTTTGGGTCAGATATTCTCGGCGGTTTTGTGGGAGGCTTTGACCACCTGTTCCTCAAAGGGGTGATTCCCTACTGGGCAGATGGCACCTCGCATACTCCCAATAATGGCTCCATACCAGATGCCCTGTTTATGGTTTTTCAAATGATGTTTTTCATCATAACCCCGGCACTGATTTGTGGGGCGTTCGCCGAACGTATGAAATTCAGCTCGATGGTGGTCTTCTCCATTCTATGGGGTACTTTCATCTATTGCCCCATCGCACACTGGGTCTGGTCCAGTACCGGCTGGCTGTACGATGGAAATAAAGAAGCACTTTTCCCTGCTTTCGACTTCGCAGGAGGAACTGTTGTTCATATCAGTTCCGGTTTCTCTGCGCTGGTTTGTGCGATCCTGCTGGGAAAACGACTGGGATACGGTCAGGAACCAATGCCGCCACACAATCTGACTTATACATTTATCGGTGCCACCATGCTGTGGGTCGGCTGGTTTGGCTTCAACGCAGGTAGTGCCGGTGGTGCGAATGCGGCAGCCGTGAATGCCTTTGTCGCCACTCACCTGGCTGCAGCGGCTGGAGTTCTGGCCTGGGCGATTGCAGAATGGTATTTCAATGGCAAACCCAGTATTCTCGGAGCCTGTTCTGGTGCAGTAGCAGGCCTGGTCTGTATCACGCCTGCCTGTGGTACGGTAACCCCCCTGTCAGGAATGATTCTCGGGTTGATTGCCGGTTTTGCCTGCTATCTCGCCTGTACCACTTTGAAGTCCAAGTTCAAATACGATGACTCCCTGGATGCCTTTGGCGTTCATGGCATAGGGGGAACTGTGGGGGCCATCCTCACCGGGGTCTTTGCGACCAAAGCCATTACGGGAGATGCGGACGGTTCCGGTCTACTGGAAGGAAATTCGCAGCAGTTGATCAATCAGTTGGTCAGCGTGGGCGCTGCGATCGTCATTTCAGTAGTGGGAACGATTATTATTCTGAAGCTGATCGACCTGACAATGGGTCTGCGGGTCAGTAAAGATGGTGAAATTCAAGGACTTGATTTGAGTCAACATGGGGAAGAAGGATATATCTTCCTGTAA
- a CDS encoding prepilin peptidase, with amino-acid sequence MRVGQLNSILLPGILFFAGAVIGLVVNAWVRLMTLQPVIRPLTRCEACGARVRFWKLIPVLRWLPIQNQCRACTARLPRSEVLLEILTGALFVLFYFMAVQLRCLEVPSVRPSGEMLEWRLLYLYVLLTLLVAATSIDFREYLIPDQITLPGMLIGVLGATIAGHLQIIHLWVDWNQAVPGLSGPYIPEWIKVHSHWHGLSWSLAGLIVGGGLTWGLRLVSSVLLGQEALGLGDVTLMAMVGSFLGWQAILPILLLAPLCGILIGFLTRVMSGKTYLPYGPYLCAATLIVLMGWKWFWLAEWPARVSGAAPELSIRKLYGDGLGLVMIGGIALGALILLLVLLRIYRAIPVKRR; translated from the coding sequence GTGAGAGTGGGACAATTGAATAGTATATTATTGCCTGGAATCTTGTTTTTCGCAGGGGCTGTTATTGGTCTAGTCGTGAATGCCTGGGTGCGGCTGATGACCCTCCAGCCTGTCATTCGCCCCCTGACTCGCTGCGAGGCCTGTGGCGCGCGCGTCCGATTCTGGAAGTTGATTCCAGTGCTTCGCTGGCTGCCGATACAAAACCAGTGTCGAGCGTGTACTGCGAGACTGCCACGTTCAGAGGTTCTGCTGGAAATTTTAACCGGCGCGCTGTTTGTACTGTTTTATTTCATGGCGGTGCAGTTGCGCTGTCTGGAAGTGCCTTCCGTCCGTCCGTCCGGGGAAATGCTGGAATGGCGGCTGCTGTATTTGTACGTCTTGCTGACGCTACTGGTCGCTGCGACCTCGATTGACTTTCGCGAGTATCTGATTCCCGATCAGATTACACTTCCCGGGATGCTAATTGGTGTACTGGGGGCTACGATCGCCGGTCACCTGCAGATCATTCATCTGTGGGTGGACTGGAATCAGGCGGTTCCGGGACTGAGCGGACCATATATTCCCGAATGGATCAAAGTTCATTCACACTGGCACGGATTGAGTTGGAGTCTGGCGGGATTGATTGTCGGGGGCGGGCTCACCTGGGGATTGCGTCTGGTATCATCCGTATTGCTGGGACAGGAAGCGCTCGGGTTGGGGGATGTGACTCTGATGGCGATGGTGGGCAGCTTTCTGGGTTGGCAGGCGATTCTGCCGATCCTGCTGCTGGCTCCGCTATGTGGGATTTTGATTGGCTTTCTCACACGGGTGATGAGTGGAAAAACCTATCTGCCCTACGGGCCTTACCTGTGCGCCGCCACTTTAATTGTGCTGATGGGCTGGAAATGGTTCTGGCTGGCAGAATGGCCGGCGCGTGTTTCGGGAGCAGCTCCTGAACTTTCGATTCGGAAATTATACGGCGATGGTCTGGGGCTGGTGATGATCGGCGGGATTGCTCTGGGCGCACTCATCCTGTTGCTGGTTCTATTGCGGATTTATCGGGCGATCCCTGTGAAACGCCGCTGA
- a CDS encoding P-II family nitrogen regulator — MKKIEAIIRHYKLEEVKNAISEIGISGMTVSEVRGFGRQRGHKETYRGNEYIVDFLPKVKLEIVVQDDMVPQTIETITQVARTGQIGDGKIFITTLDEVIRIRTGETGPEAV, encoded by the coding sequence ATGAAAAAGATTGAGGCAATCATTCGCCACTATAAACTTGAAGAAGTCAAAAATGCGATTTCTGAAATTGGCATTAGTGGAATGACTGTCAGTGAAGTCCGTGGTTTTGGTCGCCAACGCGGCCACAAGGAAACCTATCGAGGCAATGAATACATCGTTGACTTTCTTCCGAAAGTGAAACTCGAGATTGTGGTCCAGGATGATATGGTTCCTCAAACCATTGAAACGATCACACAGGTTGCACGTACCGGGCAGATTGGTGACGGAAAAATCTTCATTACCACTCTCGATGAAGTCATTCGAATCCGTACGGGAGAAACTGGTCCGGAAGCGGTCTGA
- a CDS encoding P-II family nitrogen regulator — protein sequence MKKVEAVIRHFKLEEVKDALTEIGVQGMTVSEVRGFGRQKGHKEQYRGAEYTVDFLPKAKMEVIVPDDQVKAVVDTILESARTGQIGDGKIFVLPIEDIIRIRTGEAGDTAL from the coding sequence ATGAAAAAAGTGGAAGCTGTCATCAGACATTTCAAACTGGAAGAAGTTAAAGATGCTCTGACAGAAATTGGTGTACAGGGCATGACAGTGTCTGAAGTACGTGGTTTTGGTCGCCAGAAAGGCCACAAAGAACAGTACCGTGGTGCAGAATACACCGTGGATTTTCTACCGAAGGCTAAAATGGAAGTCATCGTTCCCGATGATCAGGTCAAAGCCGTTGTTGATACAATCTTGGAATCAGCACGCACCGGACAGATCGGCGATGGAAAAATCTTCGTGTTACCCATCGAAGATATTATCCGGATCCGAACAGGAGAAGCCGGAGATACTGCGCTTTAA